A window from Citrus sinensis cultivar Valencia sweet orange chromosome 5, DVS_A1.0, whole genome shotgun sequence encodes these proteins:
- the LOC102616664 gene encoding transcription factor bHLH81 isoform X1 gives MQPTAGGSSSSSGGGGGGVGGRGELSRGGLARLRSAPASWIDALLEEELEDPLKPNQCLTQLLSSGDPVSVTAGLSLSQSQLDQVGFQRQNSSPADLFDGYFSNYATPSSYDYVDVSPNSNKRAREDNNTQFPSPTAKLNFHSHLKVEQSGQVPGGVSNLVDMDMEKLLEDSVPCRVRAKRGCATHPRSIAERVRRTRISDRIRKLQDLVPNMDKQTNTADMLEEAVEYVKFLQKQIEILSYGRNSQSIRGDANARQKINLRSYQICNYIYKVKVHHGLFGDNIL, from the exons ATGCAACCGACAGCTGGTGGTAGCAGTAGCTCAAGCGGCGGAGGTGGAGGTGGAGTTGGCGGTCGTGGAGAACTGAGCCGAGGAGGACTCGCTCGGCTCCGGTCAGCTCCAGCTTCGTGGATAGATGCACTTTTAGAAGAAGAATTAGAGGACCCATTGAAGCCAAACCAGTGCCTGACTCAGCTACTTAGTAGCGGCGATCCTGTTAGTGTTACTGCTGGGCTGAGCTTGAGTCAGAGTCAGCTGGACCAAGTTGGTTTCCAGCGGCAGAACAGCTCCCCTGCCGATTTATTTGATGGGTACTTTTCAAACTATGCAACTCCATCGAGTTACGATTATGTCGATGTTTCTCCTAATTCCAATAAGAGAGCTAGGGAAGACAACAATACACAATTTCCATCTCCAACTGCAAAACTGAACTTTCACTCTCACTTg AAAGTGGAGCAAAGTGGACAGGTACCTGGTGGTGTTTCAAATTTGGTAGATATGGATATGGAGAAACTGTTGGAGGATTCAGTGCCTTGTAGGGTTCGTGCAAAGCGTGGTTGTGCCACTCATCCTCGAAGTATTGCTGAGAGG GTTCGTAGGACGCGGATCAGTGACCGTATTAGGAAGCTTCAGGATCTTGTGCCGAACATGGACAAG CAAACAAACACCGCTGATATGTTAGAGGAGGCAGTAGAATATGTCAAGTTTCTTCAAAAGCAAATTGAG ATTTTGAGTTATGGCAGGAACTCACAGAGCATCAGAGGAGATGCAAATGCTCGGCAAAAGATTAATCTGAGAAGTTACCAAATTTGTAACTATATATACAAGGTTAAAGTCCATCATGGTTTGTTTGGCGATAATATCCTATGA
- the LOC102616664 gene encoding transcription factor bHLH81 isoform X3: protein MQPTAGGSSSSSGGGGGGVGGRGELSRGGLARLRSAPASWIDALLEEELEDPLKPNQCLTQLLSSGDPVSVTAGLSLSQSQLDQVGFQRQNSSPADLFDGYFSNYATPSSYDYVDVSPNSNKRAREDNNTQFPSPTAKLNFHSHLKVEQSGQVPGGVSNLVDMDMEKLLEDSVPCRVRAKRGCATHPRSIAERVRRTRISDRIRKLQDLVPNMDKINMRHITRNVN, encoded by the exons ATGCAACCGACAGCTGGTGGTAGCAGTAGCTCAAGCGGCGGAGGTGGAGGTGGAGTTGGCGGTCGTGGAGAACTGAGCCGAGGAGGACTCGCTCGGCTCCGGTCAGCTCCAGCTTCGTGGATAGATGCACTTTTAGAAGAAGAATTAGAGGACCCATTGAAGCCAAACCAGTGCCTGACTCAGCTACTTAGTAGCGGCGATCCTGTTAGTGTTACTGCTGGGCTGAGCTTGAGTCAGAGTCAGCTGGACCAAGTTGGTTTCCAGCGGCAGAACAGCTCCCCTGCCGATTTATTTGATGGGTACTTTTCAAACTATGCAACTCCATCGAGTTACGATTATGTCGATGTTTCTCCTAATTCCAATAAGAGAGCTAGGGAAGACAACAATACACAATTTCCATCTCCAACTGCAAAACTGAACTTTCACTCTCACTTg AAAGTGGAGCAAAGTGGACAGGTACCTGGTGGTGTTTCAAATTTGGTAGATATGGATATGGAGAAACTGTTGGAGGATTCAGTGCCTTGTAGGGTTCGTGCAAAGCGTGGTTGTGCCACTCATCCTCGAAGTATTGCTGAGAGG GTTCGTAGGACGCGGATCAGTGACCGTATTAGGAAGCTTCAGGATCTTGTGCCGAACATGGACAAG ATAAACATGCGGCATATAACAAGAAATGTGAACTAA
- the LOC102616664 gene encoding transcription factor bHLH80 isoform X2, whose product MQPTAGGSSSSSGGGGGGVGGRGELSRGGLARLRSAPASWIDALLEEELEDPLKPNQCLTQLLSSGDPVSVTAGLSLSQSQLDQVGFQRQNSSPADLFDGYFSNYATPSSYDYVDVSPNSNKRAREDNNTQFPSPTAKLNFHSHLKVEQSGQVPGGVSNLVDMDMEKLLEDSVPCRVRAKRGCATHPRSIAERVRRTRISDRIRKLQDLVPNMDKQTNTADMLEEAVEYVKFLQKQIEELTEHQRRCKCSAKD is encoded by the exons ATGCAACCGACAGCTGGTGGTAGCAGTAGCTCAAGCGGCGGAGGTGGAGGTGGAGTTGGCGGTCGTGGAGAACTGAGCCGAGGAGGACTCGCTCGGCTCCGGTCAGCTCCAGCTTCGTGGATAGATGCACTTTTAGAAGAAGAATTAGAGGACCCATTGAAGCCAAACCAGTGCCTGACTCAGCTACTTAGTAGCGGCGATCCTGTTAGTGTTACTGCTGGGCTGAGCTTGAGTCAGAGTCAGCTGGACCAAGTTGGTTTCCAGCGGCAGAACAGCTCCCCTGCCGATTTATTTGATGGGTACTTTTCAAACTATGCAACTCCATCGAGTTACGATTATGTCGATGTTTCTCCTAATTCCAATAAGAGAGCTAGGGAAGACAACAATACACAATTTCCATCTCCAACTGCAAAACTGAACTTTCACTCTCACTTg AAAGTGGAGCAAAGTGGACAGGTACCTGGTGGTGTTTCAAATTTGGTAGATATGGATATGGAGAAACTGTTGGAGGATTCAGTGCCTTGTAGGGTTCGTGCAAAGCGTGGTTGTGCCACTCATCCTCGAAGTATTGCTGAGAGG GTTCGTAGGACGCGGATCAGTGACCGTATTAGGAAGCTTCAGGATCTTGTGCCGAACATGGACAAG CAAACAAACACCGCTGATATGTTAGAGGAGGCAGTAGAATATGTCAAGTTTCTTCAAAAGCAAATTGAG GAACTCACAGAGCATCAGAGGAGATGCAAATGCTCGGCAAAAGATTAA
- the LOC102616961 gene encoding altered inheritance rate of mitochondria protein 25 isoform X2 — MMGSRYLSKVEKILSSCSATANNRHNGIFKTLKLGVFQPEYFSTMSLQHLERFGTNGLTDSVLERSLVYRYKGSFFQSKRCFGHDVRGDAQLNRDFLVQLWISDRRRQSSREKRRKVVRYKNIDESIYDPRPFGRWFSGATVTEEKPLDKGKPILGQPPVSQTISGFLEPASLEEVAPLLARSNLLITRDIEWANLVLGFEQENRYAVVDVCYPQSPVGFIREQSNVIARQLLRLRRPFVAYITDGMGNELFRVRRPFWWITSSIYAEINGKEVGVVHRRWHLWRRVYDLYLGNKQFAVVENPGFWNWTFTLKDENGEVLAQIDRDWRGFGFEIFTDAGQYVIRFGSADSSSKTGLASVIQELEVTRPLTLSERAVAVALAISLDNDYFSRHGGWGIPFVAVGE, encoded by the exons ATGATGGGTTCACGCTATCTTTCCAAGGTTGAGAAAATCTTATCATCTTGTTCCGCCACTGCAAATAATAGACATAAtggtatttttaaaactctAAAGCTTGGAGTTTTTCAACCAGAATATTTTTCTACGATGTCGTTGCAACATCTGGAGAGGTTCGGGACTAATGGACTTACTGATTCAGTCTTAGAAAGAAGTCTTGTATATAGATACAAAGGCAGTTTCTTTCAGTCAAAACGATGTTTTGGTCATGATGTTCGAGGTGATGCTCAATTGAATAGAGACTTTCTCGTACAGCTCTGGATTAGTGATAGGAGAAGGCAAAGttcaagagaaaaaagaagaaaagttgTTAGGTACAAGAATATTGATGAATCAATTTATGATCCTCGACCATTTGGAAGATGGTTTTCAGGTGCAACTGTTACAGAAGAAAAACCTTTGGACAAGGGTAAACCAATTTTAGGGCAACCACCTGTTAGCCAGACTATCTCTGGTTTTCTGGAACCGGCATCCCTGGAGGAG GTTGCACCTCTTCTTGCACGGTCCAATTTGCTTATTACGAGGGATATTGAGTGGGCAAATCTTGTGCTTGGTTTTGAGCAG GAGAACCGTTATGCAGTAGTTGATGTCTGCTACCCCCAGTCA CCTGTTGGTTTCATTCGTGAGCAGAGTAATGTCATTGCTAGACAG TTGCTTCGCCTTAGGCGCCCTTTTGTTGCTTACATAACTGATGGCATGGGTAATGAGCTTTTCAGG GTTCGTAGGCCTTTCTGGTGGATAACTAGCTCAATTTATGCAGAAATTAATGGTAAG GAAGTTGGCGTGGTTCACAGAAGATGGCATCTTTGGAGGAGGGTTTATGATTTGTATCTGGG GAATAAGCAGTTTGCTGTGGTTGAAAATCCGGGCTTTTGGAATTGGACGTTTACTTTGAAGGATGAAAATGGGGAAGTGCTGGCTCAGATAGACCGTGATTGGAGGGGTTTTGGTTTCGAG ATCTTTACTGATGCTGGGCAATATGTGATTCGATTTGGGAGTGCTGATTCCAGCTCCAAGACTGGCCTTGCTAGTGTG ATTCAAGAATTGGAAGTTACTCGACCATTGACCCTGTCAGAGAGAGCTGTGGCTGTTGCATTGGCTATCTCTCTGGATAATGATTATTTCTCAAGGCATGGTGGCTG GGGAATCCCATTTGTAGCTGTTGGTGAATAG
- the LOC102616961 gene encoding altered inheritance rate of mitochondria protein 25 isoform X1 produces the protein MMGSRYLSKVEKILSSCSATANNRHNGIFKTLKLGVFQPEYFSTMSLQHLERFGTNGLTDSVLERSLVYRYKGSFFQSKRCFGHDVRGDAQLNRDFLVQLWISDRRRQSSREKRRKVVRYKNIDESIYDPRPFGRWFSGATVTEEKPLDKGKPILGQPPVSQTISGFLEPASLEEVAPLLARSNLLITRDIEWANLVLGFEQENRYAVVDVCYPQSPVGFIREQSNVIARQLLRLRRPFVAYITDGMGNELFRVRRPFWWITSSIYAEINGKEVGVVHRRWHLWRRVYDLYLGNKQFAVVENPGFWNWTFTLKDENGEVLAQIDRDWRGFGFEIFTDAGQYVIRFGSADSSSKTGLASVIQELEVTRPLTLSERAVAVALAISLDNDYFSRHGGCKQRVLMTSKICN, from the exons ATGATGGGTTCACGCTATCTTTCCAAGGTTGAGAAAATCTTATCATCTTGTTCCGCCACTGCAAATAATAGACATAAtggtatttttaaaactctAAAGCTTGGAGTTTTTCAACCAGAATATTTTTCTACGATGTCGTTGCAACATCTGGAGAGGTTCGGGACTAATGGACTTACTGATTCAGTCTTAGAAAGAAGTCTTGTATATAGATACAAAGGCAGTTTCTTTCAGTCAAAACGATGTTTTGGTCATGATGTTCGAGGTGATGCTCAATTGAATAGAGACTTTCTCGTACAGCTCTGGATTAGTGATAGGAGAAGGCAAAGttcaagagaaaaaagaagaaaagttgTTAGGTACAAGAATATTGATGAATCAATTTATGATCCTCGACCATTTGGAAGATGGTTTTCAGGTGCAACTGTTACAGAAGAAAAACCTTTGGACAAGGGTAAACCAATTTTAGGGCAACCACCTGTTAGCCAGACTATCTCTGGTTTTCTGGAACCGGCATCCCTGGAGGAG GTTGCACCTCTTCTTGCACGGTCCAATTTGCTTATTACGAGGGATATTGAGTGGGCAAATCTTGTGCTTGGTTTTGAGCAG GAGAACCGTTATGCAGTAGTTGATGTCTGCTACCCCCAGTCA CCTGTTGGTTTCATTCGTGAGCAGAGTAATGTCATTGCTAGACAG TTGCTTCGCCTTAGGCGCCCTTTTGTTGCTTACATAACTGATGGCATGGGTAATGAGCTTTTCAGG GTTCGTAGGCCTTTCTGGTGGATAACTAGCTCAATTTATGCAGAAATTAATGGTAAG GAAGTTGGCGTGGTTCACAGAAGATGGCATCTTTGGAGGAGGGTTTATGATTTGTATCTGGG GAATAAGCAGTTTGCTGTGGTTGAAAATCCGGGCTTTTGGAATTGGACGTTTACTTTGAAGGATGAAAATGGGGAAGTGCTGGCTCAGATAGACCGTGATTGGAGGGGTTTTGGTTTCGAG ATCTTTACTGATGCTGGGCAATATGTGATTCGATTTGGGAGTGCTGATTCCAGCTCCAAGACTGGCCTTGCTAGTGTG ATTCAAGAATTGGAAGTTACTCGACCATTGACCCTGTCAGAGAGAGCTGTGGCTGTTGCATTGGCTATCTCTCTGGATAATGATTATTTCTCAAGGCATGGTGGCTG TAAGCAGCGAGTACTCATGACTTCTAAAATCTGTAATTGA
- the LOC102617847 gene encoding agamous-like MADS-box protein AGL80 → MGRRRVQHELISKESVRKVTFKKRRAGLKKKLSELTTLCGVTACAIICASFDHQPEIWPSPAEAARVLDKFNNFPIKRRGKYMMDQNTFLSKKISNLFERTRKERKKNRGLEMDLMFTQCLAGKDMNNFDCLEDLKHLDHLLKEKIKVIADKIECEMGLKSNPANTDGHNIRPTKGG, encoded by the coding sequence ATGGGGAGAAGGAGGGTACAGCATGAATTGATTTCAAAGGAATCTGTCAGGAAAGTGACTTTCAAGAAAAGAAGGGCTGGATTGAAGAAGAAACTGAGTGAGCTTACCACCCTCTGTGGAGTTACTGCATGTGCTATCATCTGCGCTTCTTTTGACCATCAACCTGAAATTTGGCCTTCTCCAGCTGAGGCAGCCCGCGTGCTAGACAAGTTCAACAATTTCCCTATCAAAAGAAGAGGTAAATATATGATGGATCAAAATACCTTTCTTAGTAAGAAGATATCCAACTTGTTCGAGAGAAcgcgaaaagaaagaaagaaaaatcgtGGGCTTGAGATGGATCTAATGTTTACTCAATGCTTGGCTGGTAAAGATATGAACAATTTCGATTGTTTGGAAGATCTGAAACACCTAGATCATCTGCTGAAAGAAAAGATCAAGGTTATTGCCGATAAGATTGAATGTGAAATGGGTCTCAAATCTAACCCAGCCAATACTGATGGTCATAATATACGTCCAACAAAAGGAGGATAG